The Litchfieldia alkalitelluris genome has a window encoding:
- a CDS encoding TraR/DksA family transcriptional regulator produces MNDQYAEIKAELELTRRELLKRLSSTTDFEMSKEFLPENSTSEKEKLVLHHVKEDLQDVERALGKLHYGSYGICEETGQHIPLDKLKILPTARTVNDFTFSELFISNRHIIPSLDSVIST; encoded by the coding sequence ATGAACGATCAATATGCAGAGATTAAAGCCGAGTTAGAGTTAACAAGAAGAGAACTTCTGAAGAGGTTATCCAGCACAACAGACTTTGAAATGAGTAAAGAGTTTCTTCCTGAAAATAGTACTTCTGAAAAAGAAAAGCTTGTTCTACATCATGTAAAAGAGGATTTGCAAGATGTAGAAAGGGCACTCGGGAAGTTACATTACGGTTCCTATGGAATTTGCGAAGAAACTGGACAGCATATCCCACTAGATAAACTAAAGATTCTTCCTACGGCTAGAACTGTTAATGACTTTACATTTAGTGAACTTTTTATTAGTAATCGTCACATAATCCCCTCATTAGATTCTGTTATTTCCACTTAA
- the lspA gene encoding signal peptidase II, whose product MLYYIIAVLIILADQLSKWVIVSYMELGQRIPVIHNFLYITSHRNKGAAWGILQGQMWFFYIITTIVVIILVIYIKSLKPHQRLFGIALGLMLGGAIGNFIDRIFRKEVVDFIDTWIFSYDFPIFNIADSALVIGVGLIFILTMFEGKFDKEKVK is encoded by the coding sequence TTGTTATATTACATTATAGCAGTCTTAATAATCTTAGCAGATCAACTATCGAAATGGGTCATTGTAAGTTATATGGAATTAGGGCAAAGGATTCCAGTCATTCATAACTTTTTATACATAACTTCACATCGAAATAAAGGTGCTGCATGGGGAATATTACAAGGTCAAATGTGGTTTTTCTATATAATCACAACGATAGTCGTTATCATATTGGTGATATATATAAAAAGTTTAAAACCTCATCAACGACTTTTCGGTATTGCACTAGGTTTAATGCTTGGAGGAGCAATTGGTAATTTTATTGACCGTATTTTTCGTAAGGAAGTTGTAGACTTTATAGATACATGGATTTTTTCATATGATTTCCCAATCTTTAACATTGCTGATTCTGCTCTTGTTATTGGAGTAGGGTTAATTTTTATTTTAACAATGTTTGAAGGGAAATTTGATAAGGAGAAGGTTAAATGA